One window of Nocardia nova SH22a genomic DNA carries:
- a CDS encoding SulP family inorganic anion transporter translates to MRALLPRWSDWQPAFRAPGADLLSGLIVALVALPLALGFGISSGLGAAAGLATAVVAGVVAAVFGGSRFQVSGPTGAMTVVLVPIVHQHGGSGVLAVGLMAGIVLVALAIAGAGRAVRYMPAPVIEGFTAGIAVVIALQQFPNALGIAHVHGDKVWQSAFDAVRQYISQPHLAPVAIALIVAAVMLAGGRFLPKLPFALLAVAGATVVVAVFDIGTARIGTLPAGLSAPTLDFLDWGSLGSLVAPALAVAALGALESLLSATAADAMAVGTRHNPDRELFGQGLANIAAPMFGGVPATGAIARTAVNVRSGGRTRLAALTHAVVLAAIIYLAAPLVADIPVAALAGVLLATTVRMVETASLAAIARASRGDALIMAATFVVTVALDLVSAVAVGVAIAVLLALRSVAKEARLQQIPLDDTDHLAEEHRLLHDHIVAYRIDGPLFFAAAHRFLLELAEVTDVHAVVLRMSHVTALDTTGALVLKDAIGKLEHRHITVLVSGLRPDHRRRLEALGALPAGGDSQLFEHTPDAIAHARACTTT, encoded by the coding sequence CCCCGATGGTCGGACTGGCAGCCCGCGTTTCGCGCGCCCGGTGCGGATCTGCTCTCGGGCCTGATCGTCGCCTTGGTCGCACTGCCGCTCGCGCTGGGATTCGGGATCTCCTCCGGGCTCGGGGCGGCGGCCGGATTGGCGACCGCGGTGGTCGCCGGAGTCGTGGCCGCCGTCTTCGGCGGTTCGCGATTCCAGGTGTCGGGCCCGACCGGCGCGATGACCGTCGTGCTGGTCCCCATCGTCCATCAGCACGGGGGGAGCGGGGTCCTGGCCGTGGGGCTGATGGCCGGGATCGTGCTGGTGGCGCTCGCGATCGCCGGGGCCGGGCGGGCTGTGCGGTATATGCCCGCCCCGGTGATCGAGGGGTTCACCGCCGGTATCGCGGTCGTGATCGCGCTGCAGCAGTTCCCCAACGCCCTCGGCATCGCGCACGTCCACGGTGACAAGGTCTGGCAGTCGGCCTTCGACGCTGTGCGCCAATACATTTCGCAACCACACCTCGCCCCGGTCGCGATCGCGCTCATCGTCGCCGCGGTCATGCTCGCCGGGGGACGATTCCTGCCCAAGCTGCCGTTCGCGCTGCTCGCCGTGGCGGGTGCGACCGTGGTGGTGGCGGTGTTCGATATCGGCACCGCCCGGATCGGCACGCTGCCCGCCGGATTGAGCGCTCCCACACTGGATTTCCTCGACTGGGGCAGTCTCGGATCACTCGTGGCGCCCGCGCTGGCGGTCGCCGCGCTCGGTGCGCTGGAGTCGCTGCTGTCGGCCACCGCCGCCGACGCGATGGCGGTGGGCACCCGCCACAATCCGGACCGGGAACTGTTCGGTCAGGGGCTGGCCAATATCGCCGCGCCGATGTTCGGCGGTGTCCCGGCCACCGGCGCCATCGCCCGGACCGCGGTCAATGTGCGCTCGGGCGGTCGCACCCGGCTGGCCGCGCTCACCCATGCGGTGGTGCTGGCGGCGATCATCTATCTCGCCGCGCCGCTGGTGGCCGACATCCCGGTCGCCGCGCTGGCCGGGGTACTGCTGGCCACGACCGTGCGGATGGTCGAGACGGCGTCACTGGCGGCGATCGCGCGCGCGTCACGTGGAGACGCGCTGATCATGGCGGCCACCTTCGTGGTGACGGTGGCATTGGATCTGGTGTCGGCCGTGGCCGTCGGGGTCGCCATCGCGGTGCTGCTGGCCCTGCGGTCGGTCGCGAAAGAGGCGCGACTGCAACAGATTCCGCTCGACGACACCGACCACCTCGCCGAGGAGCACCGGCTGCTGCACGATCACATCGTCGCCTACCGCATCGACGGCCCGCTGTTCTTCGCCGCCGCGCACCGCTTCCTGCTCGAACTCGCCGAGGTCACCGACGTGCACGCCGTCGTCCTGCGGATGTCGCATGTGACCGCGCTCGACACCACCGGCGCGCTGGTGCTCAAGGACGCGATCGGCAAACTCGAGCACCGCCACATCACCGTGCTCGTATCCGGCCTGCGTCCCGATCACCGGCGTCGTCTCGAGGCACTGGGCGCACTGCCCGCGGGCGGCGACTCGCAGCTGTTCGAACACACCCCCGACGCCATCGCCCACGCCCGCGCATGCACCACCACCTGA
- a CDS encoding ABC transporter ATP-binding protein: MGVEVRTEGVTKSFGSQRIWQDVTLTLPTGEVSALLGPSGTGKSVFLKSLIGLLRPERGSIFIDGTDITTCSNKELYEIRKLFGVLFQDGALFGSMNLFDNVAFPLREHTKKSESEIKQIVMEKLELTGLLGAEGKLPGEISGGMRKRAGLARALVLDPQIILVDEPDSGLDPVRTTYLSQLLIDINAQIDATILIVTHNINLARSVPDNIGMLFRRQLVMFGPREVLLTSEEPVVKQFLNGRMVGPIGMSEEKDEAQMAREQALADAGHYDNGTEDVEGIIPQMKATPGMPVRQAVERRRRRVLEIMHTLPHQAQVAIRDSMDQNIDTQVLDYAGKSPSH; the protein is encoded by the coding sequence GTGGGCGTCGAGGTCAGGACCGAAGGTGTTACGAAGTCTTTCGGGTCCCAGCGAATTTGGCAGGACGTCACGCTGACGCTGCCGACGGGGGAAGTCAGTGCGTTGCTCGGCCCCTCGGGTACCGGTAAGTCGGTGTTTCTGAAGTCGCTGATCGGGCTGTTGCGTCCGGAGCGGGGTTCGATCTTCATCGACGGGACCGATATCACGACCTGTTCGAACAAGGAGCTCTACGAGATCCGCAAGTTGTTCGGGGTGTTGTTCCAGGACGGTGCGTTGTTCGGGTCGATGAACCTGTTCGACAATGTGGCGTTCCCGTTGCGGGAGCACACCAAGAAGTCCGAGTCCGAGATCAAGCAGATCGTGATGGAGAAGCTGGAGCTGACCGGTCTGCTGGGCGCCGAAGGCAAGCTGCCGGGTGAGATCTCCGGTGGTATGCGCAAGCGTGCGGGGTTGGCGCGGGCGCTGGTGCTGGATCCGCAGATCATTCTGGTGGACGAGCCGGACTCGGGTCTGGATCCGGTGCGTACGACGTATCTGTCGCAGTTGCTGATCGATATCAACGCGCAGATCGACGCGACGATTCTGATCGTGACCCACAACATCAACCTGGCGCGTAGCGTGCCCGACAACATCGGGATGTTGTTCCGTCGGCAGTTGGTGATGTTCGGTCCGCGGGAGGTGTTGCTGACCTCGGAGGAGCCGGTGGTCAAGCAGTTCCTCAACGGGCGGATGGTCGGTCCGATCGGTATGTCGGAGGAGAAGGACGAGGCGCAGATGGCGCGCGAGCAGGCCCTGGCCGACGCGGGTCACTACGACAACGGTACCGAGGACGTCGAGGGCATCATCCCGCAGATGAAGGCCACGCCGGGGATGCCGGTGCGTCAGGCCGTGGAACGCCGCCGTCGCCGGGTCCTCGAGATCATGCACACGCTGCCGCATCAGGCCCAGGTCGCGATCCGCGATTCCATGGACCAGAACATCGATACCCAGGTGCTGGATTATGCGGGCAAGTCACCCTCGCATTGA
- a CDS encoding PucR family transcriptional regulator: MPNAGPALDTAAVTRLCAEFAVDVLHGKPVSDTPRILTTAAAHWAREHTPAESIHRAVHLGFRQGARRWHAETVFTDREPAETATLRLLEALETITTAISAAYVDGMRDATDRRYSPSHGLAAALLQGRPTAALARRSGIAVADHYHVVAISFPAPAAGHVLRLARTTLTLHGSDGTLSLLNSGGGTVLIPAPPAAAEDADRIVAVLSAVIGVPVTATTATASVSDIPAAADHVHELLDTAERLGRGPGMYRLADLALEHQLTRPGPSRNLLGAMLNPLDEHPELVDTLVRHLANDLNRQRTAHDLRVHTNTVDYRLKRIGQLIGLDPTSPPGLLYVRAALIARTYADRADSAPHL; this comes from the coding sequence GTGCCGAATGCCGGACCGGCACTCGACACCGCCGCGGTGACGCGGTTGTGCGCGGAATTCGCCGTCGATGTTCTCCACGGAAAACCGGTATCGGACACTCCCCGGATATTGACGACGGCGGCCGCGCACTGGGCGCGCGAGCACACTCCCGCGGAATCGATTCATCGCGCGGTACATCTCGGTTTCCGGCAGGGCGCCCGAAGATGGCACGCCGAAACGGTATTCACCGATCGCGAACCCGCCGAGACCGCGACACTGCGCCTGCTGGAGGCGCTGGAAACGATCACCACCGCGATCTCCGCCGCCTATGTCGACGGAATGCGCGATGCCACCGACCGCCGTTACAGTCCGTCCCACGGATTGGCCGCGGCATTGTTACAGGGCCGCCCCACCGCCGCCCTCGCACGACGCAGCGGGATCGCGGTCGCCGACCACTATCACGTCGTGGCCATATCGTTTCCCGCACCGGCCGCCGGGCATGTGCTGCGGCTCGCCCGCACCACGCTGACCTTGCACGGCAGCGACGGAACGCTGTCGCTGCTGAATTCCGGCGGCGGAACCGTTCTCATCCCCGCACCACCCGCGGCCGCCGAAGACGCCGACCGCATCGTCGCCGTCCTGAGCGCGGTCATCGGCGTTCCGGTCACGGCCACCACGGCGACCGCTTCCGTCTCCGACATCCCGGCCGCCGCCGACCACGTGCACGAACTGCTCGACACGGCCGAGCGACTCGGCCGCGGGCCCGGGATGTACCGGCTAGCCGACCTGGCCCTGGAACATCAGCTGACGCGGCCCGGGCCGAGCCGGAATCTGCTGGGCGCCATGCTGAATCCGCTCGACGAGCATCCCGAACTGGTCGACACGCTCGTGCGTCATCTGGCCAATGATCTCAATCGGCAACGGACCGCGCACGACTTGCGAGTGCACACGAATACGGTCGATTACCGCCTGAAACGCATCGGCCAGCTGATCGGTTTGGACCCGACGTCTCCGCCCGGGCTGCTGTATGTCCGCGCCGCCCTCATCGCGCGGACCTACGCCGACCGTGCCGATTCCGCGCCACATCTTTGA
- a CDS encoding winged helix-turn-helix transcriptional regulator has product MAVRRTYDQYCGLAHALDVIGERWTLLIVRELMSGPKRYSDLAEGLAGIGTSLLATRLRQLEAEGVLRRRLLEPPTVHVAYELTGIGRELGRAIVPLALWGARHFIDAPRSADESFRAEWWLVFVADSLNLRQSPARSAVYEFHVDDSVARLRIRDAHADVLSGPADPPADAVLRSDSATVAAIIGQRTTIADAVTAGSIQAEGDSGAVTYLLELLETQLRTLSPFDQAGTDG; this is encoded by the coding sequence ATGGCGGTTCGACGCACCTACGACCAGTACTGCGGGCTGGCCCACGCCTTGGACGTGATCGGAGAACGCTGGACGCTGCTCATCGTGCGGGAGCTGATGTCGGGACCGAAGCGCTATTCGGATCTCGCCGAGGGGCTGGCCGGTATCGGCACGAGTCTGCTCGCGACCCGCCTGCGGCAACTGGAAGCCGAGGGCGTGCTCCGGCGCCGCCTGCTCGAACCACCCACCGTGCACGTCGCCTACGAACTCACCGGAATCGGCCGCGAACTGGGCCGGGCCATCGTCCCGCTCGCGCTGTGGGGCGCCCGTCATTTCATCGACGCCCCTCGCTCCGCCGACGAGAGCTTCCGCGCCGAATGGTGGCTGGTGTTCGTCGCCGACAGTCTGAACCTGCGGCAGTCACCCGCCCGATCCGCGGTATACGAGTTCCATGTCGACGACAGCGTCGCCCGGCTGCGCATCCGCGACGCGCACGCCGACGTACTGTCCGGTCCGGCCGATCCTCCCGCCGACGCCGTCCTGCGATCGGATTCCGCCACGGTCGCCGCGATCATCGGGCAGCGGACCACGATCGCCGACGCGGTCACGGCCGGAAGCATCCAGGCCGAGGGCGATTCCGGCGCGGTGACCTATCTGCTGGAACTACTGGAGACGCAGCTGCGGACGCTGTCGCCGTTCGACCAGGCGGGCACGGACGGCTGA
- a CDS encoding ATP-binding cassette domain-containing protein: MPISTPLAVEDVTVRIGDRDIISDISFHVAEGESVALLGPNGAGKTTLMDSILGISAVERGRVTICGRAPSDALADGLVSACLQEGGLLQDLTVEKMVRYYGALAGGPAMDVTAVLERFDLARLAGSAVSVLSGGEKRRLQVALAISGNPALVMLDEPTAAMDVEARAAIWDSVLDYLNQQQRAMLFSTHLIEEAERYADRVIFLKEGRIVHDDSVAALRRDHADICIVSARMLGRATAAEIRTITGCTNITVRGRLVECRTGEPEVVRSALGADTRFSDIRIDKASLEQILFGHTDEGDH, from the coding sequence ATTCCCATCAGTACACCGCTGGCAGTAGAAGACGTCACCGTCCGCATCGGTGACCGAGACATCATCTCCGATATCAGTTTCCATGTCGCGGAGGGCGAGTCGGTGGCATTGCTCGGCCCGAACGGCGCCGGGAAGACCACTTTGATGGATTCCATCCTGGGCATCAGCGCGGTCGAGCGGGGACGGGTCACGATCTGCGGCCGGGCCCCCTCCGACGCGCTCGCCGACGGACTGGTCTCGGCCTGCCTGCAGGAGGGCGGGCTCCTGCAGGATCTCACCGTCGAGAAGATGGTCCGCTACTACGGGGCGCTGGCGGGCGGTCCGGCCATGGATGTGACTGCCGTGCTGGAGCGTTTCGACCTGGCCCGGCTCGCCGGTTCGGCCGTCTCGGTGCTGTCGGGCGGCGAGAAGCGCAGGCTCCAGGTCGCTTTGGCGATCAGCGGCAACCCTGCGCTGGTCATGCTCGACGAGCCCACCGCCGCAATGGATGTCGAGGCGCGGGCGGCGATCTGGGATTCGGTCCTGGACTATCTGAATCAGCAGCAGCGGGCGATGCTGTTCTCCACGCATCTGATCGAGGAGGCCGAGCGCTACGCCGACCGAGTGATCTTCCTGAAGGAAGGGCGGATCGTCCACGACGACAGTGTCGCCGCACTGCGCAGGGATCACGCCGATATCTGCATCGTCAGCGCCCGGATGCTCGGCCGGGCCACGGCCGCGGAGATCCGGACGATCACCGGATGTACGAACATCACCGTCCGCGGCAGGCTCGTCGAATGCCGCACCGGTGAGCCGGAGGTCGTGCGGTCGGCGCTCGGGGCCGACACCCGATTCTCCGATATCCGGATCGACAAGGCGTCACTCGAGCAAATTCTCTTCGGCCACACGGATGAAGGTGACCACTGA
- a CDS encoding nuclear transport factor 2 family protein yields MAPTSATSEPAGAASGHPDAKAEFADYFAAGLAKGDRDEFMAHFLPRVAPDVRYRQPLARRGFGHAGFRRMFDGVFAAAPDLHGVVHRWGPTEDGVLIEFTLAGTLGGRSVSIDIVDRIVLREGVMASNDTYFDPIPLLSSLLRHPILSLRLLPRFFPSAAERAARLEHESAEATARR; encoded by the coding sequence ATGGCACCCACCAGCGCGACCTCCGAACCGGCCGGTGCCGCATCCGGGCATCCGGATGCGAAGGCCGAGTTCGCCGACTACTTCGCGGCCGGTCTGGCCAAAGGCGACAGGGACGAGTTCATGGCGCATTTCCTGCCGCGCGTCGCCCCGGATGTCCGCTACCGGCAACCGTTGGCGCGCAGAGGCTTCGGGCACGCGGGATTTCGGCGCATGTTCGACGGTGTGTTCGCCGCCGCGCCGGATCTGCACGGCGTCGTGCACCGCTGGGGGCCGACCGAGGACGGCGTGCTCATCGAGTTCACTCTCGCCGGGACGCTCGGCGGCCGGTCCGTATCGATCGACATCGTCGACCGCATCGTGCTGCGGGAGGGCGTGATGGCGAGTAACGACACCTATTTCGACCCGATCCCGCTGTTGTCGAGCCTGCTGCGGCATCCGATCCTGTCACTGCGGCTGCTGCCGAGGTTCTTCCCGTCCGCCGCCGAACGCGCCGCGCGGCTCGAGCATGAATCAGCCGAAGCGACCGCACGGCGATGA
- a CDS encoding enoyl-CoA hydratase/isomerase family protein has product MDEGLSPGSPELELRLSPSGVPESPMLAIPLDEWRDAPPDRIRRMADVVASTLRITVGVLESEPTPAMRPLLRALTLTVTATGSGNDRELVRRGDIASSVALLTDATERNPRASVALARLLRQTQTPDVEAGLAAEAATYSMLLGGKEFERWRAEHPVRAGAAPERPPVRIERHDGEARILLDHPERRNALSTRMRESLLEAFQLAELDDSLTQIELRGAGPVFCSGGDLDEFGVATDLVAAYLVRLERAPWRIIHRLRERVTARVHGACIGAGIEMTAFAGRLIADPGTYFVLPELGMGLVPGAGGTVSVSRRIGRWRAAWMMLTGEPVDAELALAWGLVDGIETGAR; this is encoded by the coding sequence GTGGACGAAGGATTGTCGCCCGGCTCGCCGGAGCTGGAGTTGCGGCTGAGCCCCTCGGGTGTGCCGGAGTCGCCGATGCTGGCGATTCCGCTGGACGAATGGCGCGATGCCCCACCGGATCGGATCCGGCGGATGGCCGACGTGGTGGCGAGCACCCTGCGAATCACGGTCGGTGTGCTCGAATCCGAGCCGACGCCCGCGATGCGACCGCTGCTGCGGGCACTCACGCTGACCGTGACGGCGACCGGATCGGGAAACGATCGCGAACTGGTGCGTCGCGGCGACATCGCCTCGAGTGTGGCGCTGCTGACCGACGCCACCGAACGCAATCCCCGCGCGAGTGTGGCGCTGGCGCGGCTGCTGCGCCAGACACAGACACCCGATGTCGAAGCGGGACTCGCCGCCGAAGCGGCGACCTACTCGATGTTGCTGGGAGGCAAGGAGTTCGAGCGCTGGCGCGCGGAACATCCGGTCCGCGCGGGCGCGGCCCCCGAACGGCCGCCGGTGCGCATCGAGCGCCACGACGGCGAAGCGCGAATCCTGCTCGACCATCCCGAGCGGCGCAATGCGCTGAGCACGCGGATGCGGGAATCGCTGCTGGAGGCTTTCCAGCTCGCCGAACTGGACGATTCGCTGACGCAGATCGAATTGCGCGGCGCCGGACCGGTGTTCTGCAGCGGCGGCGATCTCGACGAGTTCGGTGTCGCCACAGATCTCGTCGCGGCCTATCTGGTGCGCCTCGAGCGGGCCCCGTGGCGGATCATCCATCGGCTGCGCGAGCGGGTCACCGCGCGGGTGCACGGCGCCTGCATCGGCGCGGGAATCGAGATGACGGCCTTCGCGGGCCGATTGATCGCGGACCCCGGGACGTACTTCGTGCTGCCCGAATTGGGCATGGGGCTGGTCCCGGGAGCCGGTGGGACGGTGAGTGTTTCGCGGCGGATCGGCCGGTGGCGCGCCGCGTGGATGATGCTGACCGGAGAACCCGTCGACGCGGAGTTGGCACTGGCCTGGGGGCTCGTCGACGGGATCGAGACCGGCGCCCGGTGA
- a CDS encoding methionine ABC transporter permease: MPTDWDKLRPVLTESIGTTIYLVLVTFVVGGVIGLVLGTALYTTRKGGLLANRPIHLLLNIVVNVVRPIPFIILLAALGPITLQVVGTTIGTDAAAFVMIVAASFGIARIVEQNLVTVDPGVIEAAQAMGARPLRIILTLLIPEALGPLVLGYTFVVIAIVDMSAMAGTVGGGGLGDFALVYGYQRFDWQVTLVATLIIIAGVQAVQFAGNWLARKVLRR; the protein is encoded by the coding sequence GTGCCGACGGATTGGGACAAGCTGCGACCGGTGCTCACCGAATCCATCGGCACCACCATCTATCTGGTACTGGTCACCTTCGTCGTCGGCGGGGTGATCGGGCTGGTGCTCGGCACCGCCCTCTACACCACGCGCAAGGGCGGTCTGCTGGCCAATCGGCCGATCCATCTGCTGCTCAACATCGTGGTCAATGTGGTGCGCCCGATCCCGTTCATCATCCTGCTGGCCGCGCTCGGCCCGATCACACTGCAGGTCGTGGGGACGACGATCGGCACCGACGCCGCGGCCTTCGTGATGATCGTGGCCGCCTCCTTCGGCATCGCGCGCATCGTCGAGCAGAACCTCGTGACCGTCGATCCGGGGGTGATCGAGGCCGCCCAGGCGATGGGTGCGCGACCGCTGCGGATCATCCTCACCCTGCTGATCCCGGAGGCGCTGGGACCGCTGGTGCTGGGCTACACGTTCGTGGTGATCGCGATCGTCGACATGTCCGCGATGGCGGGCACGGTCGGCGGCGGCGGACTCGGCGACTTCGCCCTCGTCTACGGATATCAGCGGTTCGACTGGCAGGTGACGCTGGTGGCGACGCTGATCATCATCGCGGGCGTGCAGGCGGTGCAGTTCGCCGGAAACTGGCTGGCCCGCAAGGTGCTTCGGCGCTGA
- a CDS encoding ABC transporter permease — translation MSTAVIGKWITLDIQRVFRNGRFFLFSLALPVLFFVVFGLRGDLTTYSYPGGNATAYVMVSMALYASAMAATSAAAQISAERWQGWVRQMQALPPSLPSYVLVRVVVASVQAAMSVLPVFVLGALLGARVAGIGWVLCPLICWLSSIMFSAFGVFVGFTLRSQNAMQIVGPGLTLVAALGSLFVPIDSGPIAVFGQLTPMWGIGVLARQPIVHSDQVLLALVNVAFWAVAVLAASLWAVRRPAGRALR, via the coding sequence ATGTCCACCGCAGTCATCGGAAAATGGATCACCCTCGATATTCAGCGGGTATTCCGCAACGGACGGTTCTTCCTCTTCTCACTGGCCCTGCCGGTGCTGTTCTTCGTCGTATTCGGCCTGCGCGGCGATCTGACGACATATTCGTATCCCGGTGGTAATGCCACCGCCTACGTGATGGTGTCGATGGCCCTGTACGCCTCCGCCATGGCGGCGACCTCGGCCGCCGCGCAGATTTCCGCGGAACGCTGGCAGGGCTGGGTCCGCCAGATGCAGGCGCTGCCGCCGAGCCTGCCCAGTTATGTCCTGGTGCGTGTGGTCGTCGCCTCGGTCCAGGCGGCGATGTCGGTGCTGCCGGTTTTCGTCCTGGGAGCCTTGCTGGGCGCCCGGGTGGCCGGAATCGGCTGGGTGCTGTGCCCGCTGATCTGCTGGCTCAGCTCGATCATGTTCTCGGCGTTCGGGGTCTTCGTCGGCTTCACGCTGCGGTCGCAGAACGCGATGCAGATCGTCGGTCCCGGTTTGACGCTGGTCGCCGCGCTGGGCAGTCTCTTCGTGCCGATCGACAGCGGGCCCATCGCCGTATTCGGGCAGCTGACGCCCATGTGGGGCATCGGAGTGCTCGCCCGGCAGCCGATCGTTCACTCCGACCAGGTACTGCTCGCGCTGGTCAATGTGGCGTTCTGGGCGGTGGCCGTGCTGGCCGCGAGCCTGTGGGCGGTGCGGCGCCCGGCCGGGCGGGCATTGCGCTGA
- a CDS encoding DUF5313 family protein — MTTATKPTLGQRLRYIVGGVLPATMSGWVLDDLTGPGATRRYLTRILVPIIVPLCGFLLIPGPLWMGLAMMALLYLPLIYFTVALMYVYRRARLARHGLDPGLADTRRHDRAAAERRDYERRHGRGAPD, encoded by the coding sequence ATGACCACCGCCACGAAACCGACACTGGGACAACGCCTTCGCTACATCGTGGGTGGCGTCCTGCCCGCGACCATGTCGGGGTGGGTGCTCGACGATCTCACCGGCCCCGGCGCCACCCGCCGCTATCTGACGCGGATCCTCGTGCCGATCATCGTCCCGCTGTGCGGTTTCCTGCTCATCCCCGGACCGCTGTGGATGGGCCTGGCGATGATGGCCCTGCTGTATCTGCCGCTGATCTACTTCACCGTCGCGCTCATGTACGTCTATCGCCGGGCCCGGCTGGCCAGACACGGCCTCGACCCGGGCCTGGCCGACACCCGCCGCCACGACCGCGCCGCCGCCGAACGCCGGGACTACGAACGCCGCCACGGCCGGGGCGCGCCGGATTGA
- a CDS encoding MetQ/NlpA family ABC transporter substrate-binding protein, protein MSNNPANQVRPLLGLAAAGLIVLKGGPSWDSTLQDVDTAASKVRLTTIDPTLTAQSLDSVDAAFVDDTFARPAGLGHDQVIFTDDPQRPELKQYINVFAARAADKNDPKLLTVARLYHDPDVEAAIRAESGYDGIFENNDQADLEATLHQLETGFRK, encoded by the coding sequence CTGAGCAACAACCCCGCCAACCAGGTGCGCCCGCTGCTGGGACTGGCCGCGGCCGGGCTGATCGTGCTGAAGGGTGGACCGAGCTGGGACTCCACGCTCCAGGACGTCGACACCGCGGCATCGAAGGTCCGGCTGACGACGATCGATCCCACCCTCACCGCGCAGTCACTGGACAGCGTCGACGCCGCGTTCGTCGACGACACCTTCGCCCGCCCGGCCGGTCTGGGCCACGACCAGGTGATCTTCACCGACGACCCGCAACGCCCGGAACTGAAGCAGTACATCAACGTGTTCGCCGCCCGCGCCGCCGACAAGAACGATCCGAAACTGCTGACCGTCGCCCGGCTCTACCACGACCCCGACGTCGAAGCGGCGATCCGCGCCGAATCCGGATACGACGGCATCTTCGAGAACAACGACCAAGCCGATCTGGAAGCCACCCTGCACCAGCTCGAGACCGGATTCCGCAAGTAG
- a CDS encoding methionine ABC transporter ATP-binding protein — protein MSDPRETTPAVEFRSVGKVFTVGKQRHTALADIDLRIESGEIFGVIGYSGAGKSTLVRLINGLEKPTTGSVLVGGTPITGVSEARVRALRRDIGMVFQQFNLFRSRTAAGNVEYPLKVAGRPRHERKARVAELLEFVGLSDKARHYPDQLSGGQKQRVGIARALATSPSLLLADEATSALDPQTTGEVLRLLRKINRELGVTIVVITHEMDVIREVADRVAVLAEGRVVELAGTFEVFSAPRAEATRTFIETVLRNRPGAAELDRLRERHPGRLITVDVDDDRGLGAALTTAARTGVRFEVVYGGVSALQDKTFGSITLALDGPKDAVTKVVGELERRSA, from the coding sequence GTGAGCGATCCGAGAGAAACCACCCCGGCCGTGGAATTCCGGTCCGTGGGAAAGGTTTTCACCGTCGGCAAGCAGCGTCACACGGCGCTGGCGGATATCGACCTGCGTATCGAATCCGGTGAGATCTTCGGCGTCATCGGCTATTCCGGCGCGGGCAAGAGCACGCTGGTGCGGCTGATCAACGGGCTGGAAAAACCGACAACCGGCAGCGTGCTGGTGGGCGGGACGCCGATCACCGGAGTATCCGAGGCCCGGGTGCGGGCGTTGCGGCGCGATATCGGCATGGTGTTCCAGCAGTTCAACCTGTTCCGGTCGCGGACCGCGGCGGGCAATGTCGAATATCCGCTCAAGGTCGCGGGGCGGCCGCGGCACGAGCGCAAGGCCCGCGTCGCCGAACTCCTGGAATTCGTGGGCCTGTCGGACAAGGCCCGCCACTATCCCGACCAGTTGTCCGGCGGGCAGAAACAGCGCGTCGGCATCGCCCGCGCCTTGGCCACCTCGCCGTCGCTGCTGCTGGCCGACGAGGCCACCTCCGCCCTGGATCCGCAGACCACCGGCGAGGTGCTGCGGCTGCTGCGCAAGATCAACCGTGAACTCGGTGTCACGATCGTGGTGATCACCCACGAGATGGATGTGATCCGGGAGGTCGCCGACCGGGTCGCGGTCCTCGCCGAGGGGCGGGTAGTCGAATTGGCCGGCACGTTCGAGGTCTTCTCCGCGCCGCGCGCCGAGGCCACCCGGACCTTCATCGAGACCGTGCTGCGCAACCGGCCCGGCGCCGCGGAACTCGATCGCCTGCGCGAACGCCATCCCGGCCGCCTGATCACCGTGGATGTCGACGACGATCGCGGACTCGGTGCGGCGTTGACGACCGCCGCGCGGACCGGGGTGCGATTCGAAGTGGTCTACGGCGGTGTGAGCGCGTTGCAGGACAAGACCTTCGGCAGTATCACCCTGGCGCTGGACGGCCCGAAGGACGCGGTGACGAAGGTGGTCGGCGAGTTGGAGCGGAGGAGCGCGTGA